In Pseudomonas abieticivorans, the genomic window GCAGGGCTGGCGGCTGAGCTTGTCGTAGCCGTCCAGGCCATCGAAGCCTGCAAGCGACACTTCGCTGATATCCCCGATGCGCCAGTAAGCCAGCAACGCGTGGCTCAACTGGCACGGCTCGATGTCCTGGTGCTCAGTGCTCAGGCGCAACTCCATGGCATCGCCCAGGCGCGCGTGCAAGTCGACCTGCCAGTCGCACAACGACAGCCGCCAATGCAGGCTCACGCCGGCCTCATCTTCTTGGCTATCTTGCAGCTTCCAATCCACCAGGCGGCCCCAACCGTGCGCCGGCCACATGCCCTCGCTAGGGTGGCGGCCGTGCCACGGCCAGCACACCGGCACCCCGCCACGGATGGCCCCGGTTTGCGGCCAGGTGGCCGAACACCACAACCAAGGCTTTTGCCCGGCCGGCTGGAAGTGCAGCAATTGCGCGCCCTGGCGGCTGAACACCGCCTGGCACCGCGGGTGGTCGATAACGAGCACGTCGCGATGCTGAAACCGTTCCCATTCGAACGTCGGGCGCTGTCGCTGCGATTTGAAGAAGCGCTGAAGCGGGTGCATTTGAGTTCCTGAAACAAAAAATGCGGGGCCAACTGCCCCTCTGTAGGGGCGGATTGATCCGCGAAAAGATCGCCGCGTTTTTTCAGATGAACAGCGGTGATCTCTTCGCGGATGAATCCGCTCTTACACAGGATATACGGTTTCCCAAAAAAAACGGGCGGCCAAGCCGCCCGCAAAGCGCACACATCAAACCTTGATCAGAACTTGGACTGGATCTTCAGGCCGGCCACGATCGCGTCATCCACCTGGTCAACACCACCTGGGTGCTTGATGTACTGCAGGTTGGGACGCACGGTCAGCCAGTTGGTCACGTGGAAGCCGTAGTAAATCTCGGCGTCGTACTCGGTTTGCT contains:
- a CDS encoding D-hexose-6-phosphate mutarotase yields the protein MHPLQRFFKSQRQRPTFEWERFQHRDVLVIDHPRCQAVFSRQGAQLLHFQPAGQKPWLWCSATWPQTGAIRGGVPVCWPWHGRHPSEGMWPAHGWGRLVDWKLQDSQEDEAGVSLHWRLSLCDWQVDLHARLGDAMELRLSTEHQDIEPCQLSHALLAYWRIGDISEVSLAGFDGLDGYDKLSRQPCRQDGDLHVSGACQRVFSGVGALQLEDRAWARRLAIDTDHNDETCVWHPGARPLLGVKNNESQGFVCVETVSGGDEYLTLAPGEKAHLSLQARLLS